The following proteins come from a genomic window of Ferrovibrio sp. MS7:
- a CDS encoding lipoprotein-releasing ABC transporter permease subunit has protein sequence MPFGAFEWLLALRYLRARRQEGFISVIAVFSFLGIMLGVATLIIVMSVMNGFRAELVGRILGLNGHIMIQAERSVTLDDYARVAEKVGGLVHVIQANPMIEGQVMATANGQASGVMVRGIKQSDLSRETSIAKGMRQGSLKDFTGEDAVVIGHRLARKLGVTVGDKVTLISPQITATPFGTVPRGRAYQIAGIFDVGMFEYDSGFVFMPFEAAQVYFRLGDTAHAVEVRLDNPDQARRIGNEIIQALGPGYRYYDWQQANAHFVSALQVERNVMFLILTLIIVVAAFNIISSMIMLVKDKGRDIAILRTMGAARGSILRVFVIAGASIGVIGTFFGFLLGLGFATNIEHIRQFLQSLTGWQLFPAEIYYLSRLPAKVDSNEVVYVVLMGLALSFLATLYPSWRAARLDPVEALRYE, from the coding sequence ATGCCGTTCGGCGCTTTCGAGTGGCTCCTGGCGTTGCGCTACCTGCGTGCTCGCCGCCAGGAGGGCTTCATTTCGGTGATCGCGGTGTTCAGCTTCCTCGGCATCATGCTGGGGGTGGCGACGCTGATCATCGTTATGAGCGTGATGAACGGCTTCCGCGCCGAACTGGTCGGCCGCATCCTTGGTCTCAACGGCCATATCATGATCCAGGCCGAACGCAGCGTGACGCTGGATGACTATGCCCGGGTGGCCGAGAAGGTCGGCGGCCTGGTGCATGTGATCCAGGCCAACCCGATGATCGAGGGCCAGGTGATGGCCACCGCCAACGGCCAGGCGTCCGGCGTTATGGTGCGCGGCATCAAGCAGAGCGACCTGTCGCGCGAGACCAGCATCGCCAAGGGCATGCGCCAGGGCAGCCTGAAGGATTTCACCGGCGAGGATGCGGTGGTGATCGGCCACCGCCTGGCGCGCAAGCTCGGCGTCACGGTCGGCGACAAGGTGACGCTGATCTCGCCGCAGATCACTGCCACGCCGTTCGGCACCGTGCCGCGTGGCCGCGCCTACCAGATTGCCGGCATCTTCGATGTCGGCATGTTCGAGTATGACTCAGGCTTCGTCTTCATGCCGTTCGAGGCCGCTCAGGTTTACTTCCGCCTCGGCGACACGGCGCATGCGGTGGAAGTCCGGCTCGATAACCCGGATCAGGCCCGCCGCATCGGCAACGAGATCATCCAGGCGCTCGGCCCTGGCTATCGCTATTACGACTGGCAGCAGGCCAATGCGCATTTTGTCAGCGCCTTGCAGGTCGAACGCAACGTCATGTTCCTGATCCTGACGCTGATCATCGTGGTGGCGGCCTTCAACATCATTTCCAGCATGATCATGCTGGTGAAGGACAAGGGGCGCGACATCGCCATCCTGCGCACCATGGGCGCGGCGCGCGGCTCGATCCTGCGCGTCTTCGTCATCGCCGGTGCCAGCATCGGCGTGATCGGCACTTTCTTCGGCTTCCTGCTCGGCCTGGGCTTTGCCACCAATATCGAGCATATCCGCCAGTTCCTCCAAAGCCTCACCGGCTGGCAGCTTTTCCCCGCCGAAATCTATTATCTGTCACGTTTGCCGGCCAAGGTGGACTCGAACGAAGTCGTCTATGTCGTGCTGATGGGACTGGCCCTGTCTTTCCTTGCCACGCTCTATCCGAGCTGGCGGGCCGCCCGCCTCGATCCGGTGGAGGCGCTGCGTTATGAGTGA
- a CDS encoding ABC transporter ATP-binding protein: protein MSDALRLENVIRTFRQAGEELQILRGVDLAVKSGEIVALLGPSGSGKSTLLHTAGLLEAADGGRVVVGGEDCSQLGDHGRTLIRRRRIGFVYQYHHLLPEFSAVENAAMPLMIQGIARGKAKAEATRVLEGLGLGHRLTHRPARLSGGEQQRVAIARAVIAKPQLLLADEPTGNLDERTAEAAFQALLALVRETGIGALIATHNLALAQRMDRIVTLHEGRLHAA, encoded by the coding sequence ATGAGTGATGCGCTGCGGTTGGAGAATGTCATCCGCACCTTTCGCCAGGCCGGTGAGGAATTGCAGATTCTGCGCGGTGTCGACCTGGCGGTGAAGTCCGGCGAGATCGTGGCTTTGCTCGGGCCGTCCGGCTCGGGCAAGTCCACCCTGCTGCATACCGCCGGCCTGCTGGAAGCCGCCGATGGCGGTCGCGTAGTTGTTGGTGGCGAGGATTGCAGCCAGCTTGGCGACCATGGCCGCACGCTGATCCGCCGCCGCCGCATCGGCTTTGTCTACCAATACCACCATCTGCTGCCGGAATTCTCCGCTGTCGAGAATGCCGCCATGCCGCTGATGATCCAGGGGATCGCTCGCGGCAAGGCCAAGGCCGAAGCCACCCGCGTATTGGAGGGCCTGGGGCTTGGCCACCGCCTGACGCATCGGCCGGCGCGTCTCTCCGGTGGCGAGCAGCAGCGCGTGGCGATTGCCCGCGCGGTGATCGCCAAGCCGCAATTGCTGCTGGCCGACGAGCCGACCGGCAACCTGGATGAGCGCACGGCGGAAGCCGCTTTCCAGGCCCTGCTGGCACTGGTGCGCGAGACCGGCATCGGTGCCCTGATCGCTACCCATAACCTGGCCCTGGCGCAGCGCATGGACCGTATCGTCACGCTGCATGAAGGCCGATTGCACGCGGCATGA
- a CDS encoding GGDEF domain-containing protein, with the protein MSIPPEPVPPAEAASRVSYDDDLALRLSGDSSFRAVLFCLLILGLNILDRFIDPVHANDALLWRSVVAAAILLVQGIWVVSKQKSYTLYRRLVLTHTITVPTGLTLAVAQLDMGLVYGLANFIFIYIWIPSVLPSRRDALLGGLFSGTAIIAISWLHGEHGLALANIICLVGLGTVLSMLTATKFEASLRRAWDQEQLAAQEARTDMLTGSSNRRHFEEVALAEWGRCKRYGRDAALLLFDLDHFKRVNDQYGHGIGDRVLRRVVALCRDEIRDIDTLARIGGEEFALLLPETDAGQAAILAERLRQRLRDERIDTGKGAISVTASFGIAPLLNGDEEWRQALRRADAALYRAKAGGRNRVERAG; encoded by the coding sequence ATGAGTATCCCGCCCGAACCGGTGCCGCCCGCCGAAGCAGCCAGCCGGGTTTCCTACGACGATGACCTTGCCCTGCGCCTCAGTGGCGACAGCAGCTTCCGGGCGGTCCTGTTCTGCCTGCTGATCCTCGGCCTCAATATCCTCGACCGTTTCATCGATCCGGTGCATGCCAATGATGCGCTGCTGTGGCGTTCGGTTGTCGCTGCCGCCATCCTGCTGGTGCAGGGCATATGGGTGGTGTCGAAGCAGAAAAGCTACACGCTCTACCGCCGCCTGGTGCTCACCCATACCATTACCGTGCCGACAGGCCTGACGCTGGCGGTGGCGCAGCTTGATATGGGTCTGGTCTATGGCCTGGCGAATTTCATCTTCATCTACATCTGGATTCCCAGCGTGCTGCCGAGCCGGCGCGACGCACTGCTTGGTGGCCTGTTTTCCGGCACGGCAATCATCGCCATTTCCTGGTTGCATGGCGAACATGGTCTGGCGCTGGCCAATATCATCTGCCTGGTCGGGCTTGGCACCGTGCTGTCGATGCTCACCGCCACCAAATTCGAGGCGTCGCTGCGCCGCGCCTGGGATCAGGAGCAGTTAGCCGCCCAGGAAGCCCGCACCGACATGCTGACCGGCAGCAGCAACCGCCGTCATTTCGAGGAAGTGGCGCTTGCGGAATGGGGCCGTTGCAAACGCTATGGCCGCGATGCCGCCCTGCTACTGTTCGATCTTGATCATTTCAAGCGCGTCAATGACCAGTATGGCCATGGCATCGGCGACCGCGTGCTGCGCCGGGTGGTGGCACTCTGCCGCGACGAGATCCGCGATATCGACACGCTCGCCCGTATTGGTGGCGAGGAATTCGCCCTGCTGCTGCCGGAAACCGATGCCGGCCAGGCAGCAATACTGGCCGAGCGCCTGCGCCAGCGCCTGAGGGACGAACGGATCGATACCGGCAAGGGGGCGATCAGCGTTACCGCCAGTTTTGGTATCGCGCCGCTGCTGAACGGCGACGAGGAATGGCGCCAGGCGCTGCGCCGGGCCGATGCCGCGCTCTATCGCGCCAAGGCCGGCGGGCGGAACCGCGTCGAGCGGGCGGGCTAG
- a CDS encoding (2Fe-2S)-binding protein encodes MQLSINGQQVTLPDELAGEPLLWLLREDLGLTGTKFGCGVGLCGACTLHVDGVATRACQVTALDVAGQAIVTIEGLGGPDALHPVQQAWIAERVPQCGYCQAGQIMAAAALLSTNPTQDDAAIDAAMSGNLCRCGTYCRIRRAIHRAAGKGAGQ; translated from the coding sequence ATGCAACTCAGCATCAACGGACAACAGGTCACGCTGCCGGACGAGCTTGCCGGGGAACCTTTGCTCTGGTTGTTGCGGGAGGATCTGGGTCTTACCGGCACCAAGTTCGGCTGCGGCGTCGGGCTCTGCGGTGCCTGCACCCTGCATGTCGATGGCGTCGCCACCCGCGCCTGCCAGGTGACAGCATTGGACGTCGCCGGGCAGGCGATTGTCACCATCGAAGGCTTGGGCGGCCCAGATGCACTGCACCCGGTGCAGCAGGCCTGGATCGCCGAGCGGGTACCACAATGCGGCTATTGCCAGGCCGGGCAGATCATGGCCGCCGCCGCCTTGCTCAGCACCAATCCAACCCAGGACGATGCTGCCATAGACGCGGCGATGAGCGGCAATCTCTGCCGCTGCGGCACCTATTGCCGCATCCGCCGCGCCATTCATCGCGCCGCAGGTAAGGGGGCCGGGCAATGA
- a CDS encoding xanthine dehydrogenase family protein molybdopterin-binding subunit: MSRRHFGLGVVRAAAGISVFASLPACAASLNPLPVLPTRGGPEPAHSIQWLHRAADGRVTLLLPRQEMGQGIAAGLCRIVAAELDVPPQQIAVRLPDTGEIQPVRATVGSDSIKDFALPVARAAALLREHLAAGGGAGRLEDRGQPVALRSQVPGVLAALPDHDPALQAIVGGAPLYAGDIRLPGMLHGLVLAPDMALPAVMPPGVKLVTLSDGRRGLLAERAAALHGVALAPSDKPAAMPALDIDALQSQGRLEHRLLRDAIVEAGPWSLDRRYDIPFAAHAGIETRSAVAQWHAGGSTRLEVWTGSQDLFFVRGSLARHFGLSTEAVKVHGCRIGGGFGARTIVRAELEAALLSQAAGKPVKVQWRRLQEFTEGFHRPPSSHRIRARLDAAGRITDWWHGFASGHVIFTSAAMPRWMQAVTSFVADPGVARGAVPPYGFARRRVEFSDVRLPIDTGPWRGLGAGPNGYAIEAAMDELARLAGQDPVAFRLAHLGPEQARLAACLRRAAELAGPPPAIPGSGRGVACGIYKDHAYAAVIADMAVDPASGAARVLQVVCAHDCGPLVDADQVRAQIEGNLHWGLGMVLLEALPIEAGRVAAYTFADYPIPTIDVMPTIHIALLEPPETKPGGAGETAMVGLAAFAIGIAAATGRPLTQLPYRPA, encoded by the coding sequence ATGTCGCGCCGCCATTTCGGTTTGGGCGTCGTTCGCGCCGCAGCCGGTATCAGCGTATTTGCATCACTGCCGGCTTGTGCTGCTTCGCTTAATCCGCTGCCGGTGCTGCCGACGCGCGGCGGACCGGAACCCGCGCATAGTATTCAATGGCTGCATCGCGCGGCCGATGGTCGCGTAACACTGCTGCTGCCGCGCCAGGAAATGGGGCAGGGGATTGCCGCCGGCCTCTGCCGCATCGTCGCCGCCGAACTGGACGTGCCGCCGCAGCAGATTGCGGTGCGGCTGCCCGATACCGGCGAGATTCAGCCAGTGCGCGCCACGGTGGGCAGCGACAGCATCAAGGATTTCGCCCTGCCGGTGGCGCGTGCCGCTGCGCTGCTGCGCGAGCATCTTGCGGCTGGCGGCGGGGCCGGCAGGCTGGAGGATCGCGGCCAACCGGTAGCCCTGCGCAGCCAGGTGCCGGGTGTGCTGGCGGCGTTGCCGGACCACGATCCGGCGTTGCAGGCCATCGTCGGCGGCGCACCGCTCTATGCCGGCGATATCCGGTTGCCCGGCATGCTGCACGGCCTGGTGCTGGCGCCGGACATGGCGCTGCCGGCTGTGATGCCGCCGGGCGTGAAACTGGTGACATTGAGTGATGGCCGGCGCGGCCTGCTGGCGGAACGCGCCGCTGCGCTGCATGGCGTAGCGCTCGCACCGTCCGACAAACCTGCCGCCATGCCGGCATTGGATATCGACGCGCTGCAAAGCCAGGGCCGGTTGGAGCATCGCCTGTTGCGGGATGCCATCGTTGAGGCTGGGCCCTGGAGCCTGGACCGGCGCTACGACATTCCCTTCGCCGCCCATGCCGGCATCGAGACCCGGAGTGCCGTGGCGCAATGGCATGCCGGCGGCAGCACGCGGCTGGAAGTCTGGACCGGCAGCCAGGATCTATTCTTCGTGCGCGGCAGCCTGGCGCGGCATTTCGGCCTGTCCACCGAAGCCGTGAAGGTGCATGGCTGCCGCATCGGCGGCGGTTTCGGCGCCCGCACCATCGTGCGCGCCGAACTGGAGGCTGCCCTGCTGAGTCAGGCGGCGGGCAAGCCGGTGAAGGTGCAATGGCGGCGGCTGCAGGAATTCACCGAAGGCTTCCACCGCCCGCCGAGTTCGCATCGCATCCGCGCCCGCCTGGATGCAGCGGGCCGCATCACCGACTGGTGGCATGGCTTTGCTTCCGGGCACGTGATCTTCACCTCGGCGGCGATGCCGCGCTGGATGCAGGCGGTCACCAGCTTTGTCGCCGATCCTGGTGTGGCACGTGGCGCGGTGCCGCCCTATGGCTTCGCGCGCCGCCGCGTCGAATTCAGCGATGTGCGGCTACCCATCGATACCGGGCCATGGCGCGGCCTTGGCGCCGGGCCGAACGGCTATGCCATCGAGGCGGCGATGGATGAACTTGCGCGCCTTGCCGGCCAAGATCCGGTGGCTTTCCGCCTCGCGCATCTGGGCCCCGAACAGGCGAGGCTCGCCGCTTGCCTGCGCCGTGCCGCCGAACTTGCCGGGCCGCCGCCCGCTATCCCGGGCAGCGGGCGTGGTGTTGCCTGCGGCATCTACAAGGATCATGCCTATGCGGCGGTGATCGCCGACATGGCGGTGGATCCAGCCAGCGGTGCGGCACGGGTGCTGCAAGTCGTCTGTGCCCATGATTGCGGCCCGCTGGTGGATGCCGACCAGGTGCGGGCCCAGATCGAGGGCAACCTGCATTGGGGCCTGGGCATGGTGCTGCTGGAGGCGCTGCCGATTGAGGCGGGGCGGGTGGCTGCCTATACTTTCGCTGATTATCCGATCCCGACCATCGACGTGATGCCGACAATCCATATTGCTTTGCTCGAACCACCAGAGACAAAGCCGGGCGGTGCCGGCGAAACCGCCATGGTCGGGCTTGCCGCCTTTGCCATTGGCATCGCCGCCGCCACCGGCCGGCCGTTGACGCAACTGCCCTACAGACCGGCATGA
- a CDS encoding helix-turn-helix transcriptional regulator, translating to MSSFASAAFVGLILRRMALAGLEPPPDVTASGLLARALQPGGNVQVALALKQALLRHAAIERGAGFLLGIGQGIHDVPSDPTLDVLRRAASAADLLLRWQRLESYHHSHHRTRIEALDEAGGTALLRHVSLGPTPPAAVEDIVVLGLLAALFQAIGCRGLEIDLIAGNGTALAAMRDDRILLDAALPADGTAQWRLRWRQQLLDTVSIPRDAAEGLIERLYALFDDDPFRQWSLGEAGRALGLSSRSLQRRLAEAGAGYAGIQRDARVKRAARAMLAGPATLAEIGYAAGFADQAHFTREFRRVTGMRPAEWRRVALAPPPA from the coding sequence ATGAGCAGCTTCGCCAGCGCCGCCTTTGTCGGCCTGATCCTGCGGCGCATGGCGCTGGCCGGGCTGGAGCCGCCGCCAGACGTGACGGCCTCCGGCCTGCTGGCGCGCGCGTTGCAGCCCGGCGGCAATGTGCAGGTGGCGCTGGCGCTGAAGCAGGCGCTGCTGCGCCACGCCGCCATCGAGCGCGGCGCCGGGTTCCTGCTCGGCATCGGCCAGGGCATTCACGACGTGCCGAGCGACCCGACCCTGGACGTGTTGCGCCGTGCCGCCAGCGCCGCCGATTTGCTGCTGCGCTGGCAGCGACTGGAAAGCTATCACCACTCGCATCACCGCACGCGCATCGAGGCGCTTGATGAAGCCGGCGGCACTGCGTTGCTGCGCCATGTCTCGCTGGGACCCACACCGCCGGCAGCGGTGGAGGATATCGTGGTGCTGGGTCTGCTGGCGGCCCTGTTCCAGGCCATCGGCTGCCGTGGCCTGGAGATCGACCTGATTGCCGGCAATGGCACCGCCCTGGCGGCGATGCGGGATGACCGCATCCTGCTTGATGCTGCCTTGCCGGCGGACGGCACGGCCCAATGGCGTCTGCGCTGGCGGCAACAGCTGCTCGACACAGTGAGTATCCCCCGGGATGCTGCCGAGGGATTGATCGAGCGGCTCTATGCCCTGTTCGATGATGATCCATTCCGGCAGTGGAGCTTGGGCGAGGCCGGGCGTGCGCTCGGCCTGTCGTCGCGCAGCCTGCAACGGCGGCTGGCGGAAGCCGGCGCCGGCTATGCCGGCATCCAGCGCGATGCACGGGTGAAACGTGCCGCCCGCGCCATGCTGGCCGGGCCGGCAACGCTGGCCGAAATCGGCTATGCCGCCGGCTTTGCCGACCAGGCGCATTTCACCCGCGAGTTCCGCCGTGTCACCGGCATGCGACCGGCGGAATGGCGCCGGGTTGCGCTGGCGCCGCCGCCGGCTTAA
- a CDS encoding GNAT family N-acetyltransferase, whose amino-acid sequence MSVILETPRLILRPPQADERADWYNFSADAEAQRYIGGAKDPVMAWRSMALISGGWMVNGYSMFSVIEKATGRWIGRLGPWEPEGWPGHEVGWALVRDTWGKGYATEGATAAIDWAFDNLGWDEVIHCIDPANTPSQAVARRLGSRILRRGNLPEPFNLELDLWGQSRAEWRARRQG is encoded by the coding sequence ATGTCCGTCATCCTTGAAACCCCGCGCCTGATCCTGCGCCCGCCCCAGGCGGATGAGCGCGCCGATTGGTACAACTTCTCCGCCGATGCGGAAGCACAGCGCTATATCGGCGGCGCCAAGGACCCGGTGATGGCCTGGCGCAGCATGGCGCTGATTTCCGGCGGCTGGATGGTGAACGGCTATTCCATGTTCTCGGTGATCGAGAAGGCCACCGGGCGCTGGATCGGCCGGCTCGGGCCGTGGGAACCGGAAGGCTGGCCCGGCCACGAAGTCGGCTGGGCCCTGGTGCGCGATACCTGGGGCAAGGGCTACGCCACCGAAGGCGCCACCGCCGCCATCGACTGGGCCTTCGACAATCTCGGCTGGGATGAAGTGATCCACTGCATCGATCCGGCCAACACGCCCTCGCAGGCCGTGGCCCGGCGCCTTGGCTCGCGCATCCTGCGCCGGGGCAACCTGCCCGAGCCATTCAATCTCGAACTCGACCTCTGGGGCCAGAGCCGCGCGGAATGGCGCGCACGCCGGCAAGGTTAA
- the dnaE gene encoding DNA polymerase III subunit alpha, translating to MAHADFVHLRVHTAYSLTEGAIRVEKLADLCLKHRMPAVAITDTNNLFGALEGSKALAGKGVQPIIGCQLNVSRLDQQAGGFGKALKKPDPDRVVLLAQNAEGYAHLMKLSTKAYLEVPPGEAPQVAWEDLEAWNGGLICLSGGIDGPVARLLADGQADAARVALLRLRGIFADRLYVELQRHGWAAEARAEPGLLDLAYELNIPLVATNDCYFADQGMYEAHDALLCIAEGAYVSQTNRRRVTPEHRFKSAEEMRVLFADLPEAIDNTLVIARRCAVKADERAPILPNFGDGSGESEADTLRRMAREGLEKRLVQIGVSGEAAKPYWDRLDFECNTIINMKFPGYFLIVADFIQWSKRNGVAVGPGRGSGAGSVVAWALTITDLDPLRFGLLFERFLNPERVSMPDFDIDFCQERRDEVIRYVQQKYGAANVAQIITFGKLQARAALRDVGRVLQLPLGQVDRICKLVPNNPANPVTLEQAITLEPRLREERDRDEAVARMINVALKLEGLYRNASTHAAGVVIGDRPLVELVPLYRDPHASMPATQFSMKYAEAAGLVKFDFLGLKTLDVLEKAIELIRKRGVDISLATIPLSDKPTFDLLGRGDAVGVFQFEGSGMRDMLRGMKPDAFEDLIALVALYRPGPMENIPSYIRRKHGQETPDYMHEKLKPVLEETYGVIIYQEQVMEIAKILSGYSLGDADLLRRAMGKKIKAEMDAQKERFAEGAKKNGVDPGLAAEIFERVEKFAGYGFNKSHAAAYALVAWHTAYLKANYPVEFLAASMTLDISNTDKLNVFRQECSRQGIPLLPPDINRSEVEFGVEQLADGKGAIRYALAAVRNVGAAAMAQVVAARKAGGPFKNLFDMASRVDPAALNKRMLENLAKAGAFDGLEKNRARTMAGLETLIRHAQVKAEERGSSQVSMFGGGGPAQEREPKLADVEPWNPMDQLAKEFEAIGFYLSAHPLDAYQATLNRVGAKRHAEMMKLLHSGEQVFKIAGTVVSRQERTSQKGKRFAFVGCSDATGMFEIMVFSEILAAHREWLEPGKNLVWTVNARIEGEQARFTAQKVELLDDVAARAAAGIRIVIENEKPIPRIQELLGKAGRGRGEVRLGMQLVTEELIDADIKLPATFAVNPQLRGQIRVLPGVVEVYDI from the coding sequence ATGGCCCACGCTGATTTTGTCCACCTCCGCGTCCACACCGCCTATTCGCTCACCGAAGGCGCCATCCGGGTGGAAAAGCTTGCCGATCTCTGCCTCAAGCACCGTATGCCGGCGGTGGCGATCACCGACACCAACAACCTGTTTGGTGCCCTGGAAGGCTCCAAGGCCCTGGCTGGCAAGGGCGTGCAGCCGATCATCGGCTGTCAGCTCAATGTCTCGCGCCTCGACCAGCAGGCCGGCGGCTTCGGCAAGGCGCTGAAGAAGCCCGACCCTGACCGCGTGGTGCTGCTGGCCCAGAATGCCGAGGGCTATGCCCATCTGATGAAGCTTTCCACCAAGGCCTATCTGGAAGTGCCGCCGGGCGAGGCGCCGCAGGTGGCCTGGGAGGACCTGGAAGCCTGGAATGGCGGCCTGATATGCCTCTCTGGCGGCATCGACGGCCCGGTGGCACGGCTGCTTGCCGATGGTCAGGCTGACGCGGCAAGGGTGGCCCTGCTGCGGCTGCGCGGGATTTTCGCCGACCGGCTCTATGTCGAGTTGCAGCGCCATGGCTGGGCGGCGGAAGCCCGCGCCGAACCGGGCCTGCTCGATCTCGCCTATGAACTCAATATCCCGCTGGTGGCGACCAACGACTGCTACTTCGCCGACCAGGGCATGTATGAGGCGCATGACGCTTTGCTCTGCATCGCGGAAGGCGCCTATGTCAGCCAGACCAACCGTCGCCGCGTCACGCCCGAACACCGCTTCAAGTCGGCCGAGGAAATGCGGGTGCTGTTCGCCGATCTGCCCGAGGCGATCGACAATACCCTGGTGATTGCGCGGCGCTGTGCCGTGAAGGCCGATGAGCGGGCGCCGATCCTGCCCAACTTCGGCGATGGCTCCGGCGAGAGCGAAGCCGATACGCTGCGTCGCATGGCGCGTGAGGGCCTGGAAAAACGCCTGGTGCAGATCGGCGTTTCCGGCGAGGCCGCCAAACCCTATTGGGACCGCCTCGACTTCGAGTGCAACACCATCATCAACATGAAGTTCCCGGGCTACTTCCTGATCGTGGCCGACTTCATCCAGTGGTCGAAGCGCAATGGCGTCGCGGTGGGACCGGGCCGTGGTTCCGGCGCCGGCTCGGTGGTCGCCTGGGCGCTGACCATCACCGACCTTGATCCGCTCCGCTTCGGCCTGCTGTTCGAACGCTTCCTCAATCCGGAACGCGTCTCGATGCCTGACTTCGATATCGATTTTTGTCAGGAGCGGCGCGACGAAGTGATCCGCTACGTGCAGCAGAAATATGGTGCTGCCAACGTCGCGCAGATCATCACCTTCGGAAAGCTGCAGGCGCGCGCCGCGCTCCGCGATGTCGGTCGCGTGCTGCAGTTGCCCTTGGGCCAGGTCGACCGTATCTGCAAACTGGTGCCGAACAACCCGGCCAACCCGGTGACGCTGGAACAGGCCATCACCCTGGAGCCGCGCCTGCGCGAGGAACGCGACCGCGACGAGGCGGTGGCGCGCATGATCAACGTGGCGCTGAAACTGGAAGGCCTCTACCGCAACGCCTCGACCCATGCCGCCGGCGTGGTGATCGGTGACCGTCCGCTGGTGGAGTTGGTGCCGCTCTACCGCGATCCCCATGCCAGCATGCCGGCGACGCAATTCTCGATGAAATACGCCGAAGCGGCCGGCCTGGTGAAATTCGACTTCCTCGGCCTGAAAACCCTCGACGTGCTGGAAAAGGCCATCGAGCTGATCCGCAAGCGCGGCGTCGATATCAGCCTGGCGACGATACCATTGAGCGATAAACCGACCTTCGACCTGCTCGGGCGCGGCGATGCGGTTGGCGTGTTCCAGTTTGAAGGCAGCGGCATGCGCGACATGCTGCGCGGCATGAAGCCGGACGCCTTCGAGGACCTGATCGCGCTGGTGGCGCTCTATCGCCCCGGTCCGATGGAGAATATCCCGAGCTATATCCGCCGCAAGCACGGGCAGGAAACGCCCGACTACATGCACGAAAAGCTCAAGCCGGTGCTGGAGGAGACCTACGGCGTCATCATCTACCAGGAACAGGTGATGGAAATCGCCAAGATCCTGTCCGGCTATTCGCTCGGCGATGCTGATTTGCTGCGCCGTGCAATGGGCAAGAAGATCAAGGCCGAGATGGACGCGCAGAAGGAGCGCTTCGCCGAGGGCGCCAAGAAGAACGGCGTCGATCCGGGCCTGGCCGCCGAAATCTTCGAGCGCGTGGAAAAGTTCGCCGGCTACGGCTTTAACAAAAGCCACGCGGCGGCCTATGCGCTGGTGGCCTGGCATACGGCGTATCTCAAGGCGAACTACCCGGTCGAGTTCCTGGCCGCGTCGATGACGCTCGATATCTCAAACACCGACAAGCTGAACGTGTTCCGTCAGGAATGTTCGCGTCAGGGCATCCCCTTGCTGCCGCCGGATATCAACCGCTCGGAAGTCGAGTTTGGCGTCGAGCAGCTTGCCGATGGCAAGGGCGCGATCCGCTATGCGCTGGCAGCCGTGCGCAATGTTGGCGCCGCCGCGATGGCGCAGGTGGTGGCGGCGCGCAAGGCCGGTGGTCCGTTCAAGAACCTGTTCGACATGGCTAGCCGCGTCGATCCCGCGGCACTGAACAAGCGCATGCTGGAGAACCTGGCTAAGGCCGGCGCCTTCGACGGGCTGGAGAAGAACCGCGCCAGAACCATGGCTGGCCTCGAAACCTTGATCCGCCATGCCCAGGTGAAAGCGGAGGAACGTGGCAGCAGTCAGGTTTCCATGTTCGGCGGCGGTGGCCCGGCGCAGGAACGCGAGCCGAAACTGGCCGATGTCGAGCCGTGGAATCCGATGGACCAGCTCGCCAAGGAATTCGAAGCCATCGGCTTCTATCTCTCGGCGCATCCGCTGGATGCCTACCAGGCAACGCTCAACCGCGTCGGCGCCAAACGCCATGCCGAGATGATGAAGCTGCTGCATAGCGGCGAACAGGTGTTCAAGATCGCCGGCACCGTGGTGTCGCGCCAGGAGCGCACCTCGCAGAAGGGCAAGCGTTTCGCCTTTGTCGGCTGCTCGGATGCCACCGGCATGTTCGAGATCATGGTGTTCTCGGAGATCCTGGCGGCGCATCGCGAATGGCTCGAGCCGGGCAAGAACCTGGTCTGGACCGTCAATGCCCGCATCGAAGGCGAGCAGGCGCGCTTCACGGCGCAGAAGGTGGAGTTGCTAGACGATGTGGCGGCGCGCGCCGCTGCCGGCATCCGCATCGTGATCGAGAACGAGAAGCCGATCCCGCGTATCCAGGAATTGCTCGGCAAGGCCGGAAGGGGACGCGGCGAGGTGCGGCTCGGCATGCAGCTCGTCACCGAGGAACTGATCGACGCCGATATCAAACTGCCTGCCACTTTCGCCGTGAACCCGCAACTGCGTGGCCAGATCCGCGTGCTGCCCGGCGTGGTGGAAGTCTACGATATATAA